The following are from one region of the Ornithorhynchus anatinus isolate Pmale09 chromosome 20, mOrnAna1.pri.v4, whole genome shotgun sequence genome:
- the CARS2 gene encoding probable cysteine--tRNA ligase, mitochondrial isoform X2: protein MASSYVRFDIIRRILTKIFGINLVTVMGITDIDDKIIKRANELNISPIALARLYEEDFKEDMAALKVLPPTVYMRVTENIPQIISFIERIIANGHAYSTNQGNVYFDLKARGDKYGTLVGMTSDPREEPADSDKRHPSDFALWKAAKPQEIFWTSPWGNGRPGWHIECSTISSLIFGSQLDIHSGGIDLAFPHHENEIAQCEVYHQCSQWGNYFLHSGHLHVKGKEEKMSKSLKNYITIKDFLKKFSPDEFRLFCMRGSYRSAIEYSEDSMQEAKHLLLGMSSFISDARDYMRGQLLCNPIREDILWERLASTKVNIKAALADDFDTRRAVDAIMDLIRHGNSQLTAVTKETGSPRSPAVYGSIVSFIQEFCDTFGISLAGGQFVSEQRSSATLQRVVDELVQFRLQVRTYALALPEAPPGGPDALSPDAERQRKERRRQLLRERTPLLQACDALRRDLALCGINIKDRSNTTSTWEMQDQRPDPPPGKELDFKKHLEGAKN, encoded by the exons TTGAATATATCCCCAATTGCTCTCGCCCGCCTTTATGAAGAGGATTTTAAAGAAGATATGGCCGCCCTAAAG GTACTGCCACCCACAGTGTATATGAGAGTGACTGAAAATATTCCTCAGATCATTTCTTTTATCGAGAGAATAATTGCTAACGGCCATGCTTATTCAACCAATCAAG GTAATGTTTATTTTGATCTTAAGGCTAGAGGAGACAAGTATGGAACATTAGTCggcatgacctctgacccaaggGAAGAGCCAG CCGATAGCGACAAGCGGCACCCCAGCGATTTTGCGCTGTGGAAGGCAGCCAAGCCTCAGGAAATATTCTGGACGTCTCCCTGGGGAAATGGCAGACCCGGCTGGCACATCGAGTGCTCTACGATATCCAG TTTGATATTCGGAAGTCAGCTGGATATCCATTCAGGTGGAATAGATTTAGCTTTTCCACATCACGAGAACGAAATTGCCCAGTGTGAGGTGTATCATCAGTGCAGTCAGTGGGGCAACTATTTTCTACATTCTG GGCATTTGCATgttaaaggaaaagaagagaaaatgtcTAAATCACTAAAGAACTACATTACCATTAAG GACTTTCTGAAAAAATTCTCTCCAGATGAATTCCGCCTCTTTTGTATGCGTGGCAGTTATAGATCAG CAATAGAATACAGCGAGGACAGCATGCAGGAAGCAAAGCACCTCCTCCTGGGAATGTCCTCTTTCATCAGTGATGCGAGGGATTATATGAGAGGGCAGCTTCTCTGCAATCCCATCCGGGAAGATATCCTGTGGGAAAG aCTAGCCAGCACCAAAGTGAATATAAAGGCCGCACTTGCAGATGACTTTGACACCCGCAGGGCTGTGGATGCCATTATGGACCTCATTCGCCATGGCAACAGCCAGCTTACGGCTGTTACTAAG GAAACAGGTTCACCCAGAAGCCCCGCCGTCTACGGCTCTATCGTCTCCTTCATCCAAGAGTTTTGCGACACGTTTGGGATCTCTCTGGCCGGCGGCCAG TTTGTCTCAGAACAGAGGAGCTCGGCCACGCTCCAGCGGGTGGTAGACGAGCTGGTCCAGTTCCGGCTCCAGGTGCGGACGTACGCCCTGGCACTGCCCGAGGCCCCTCCCGGTGGACCCGACGCCCTCTCGCCCGACGCCGAGCGGCAACGGAAAGAACGAAGGCGCCAGCTGCTGCGGGAGAGGACCCCGCTGCTCCAGGCTTGCGACGCCCTCCGCCGGGACCTGGCCCTTTGTGGAATCAACATCAAG GACAGAAGCAATACTACTTCAACATGGGAAATGCAGGATCAAAGACCCGACCCACCACCTGGAAAAGAGCTGGATTTTAAGAAGCACTTGGAGGGTGCCAAGAACTGA